The Elephas maximus indicus isolate mEleMax1 chromosome 6, mEleMax1 primary haplotype, whole genome shotgun sequence genomic sequence ccaaaacaaacaaatctgaatCTGATCAAGTATCCAGATTTAACCTGCAATAAATACAGAGAACATTGTTAAATAATTTCATACCAAATTCTACAGGACAAATAACCGATGTCTTCAATAAATAGTGAGGAGAGAGgacggggagggagagagaccgATAAATTTAAAGAACTGAGAGACATATCAACTGTAATGTATGGACCTTATTTAGATCTTAATTTGAActatataaaagaaaagaaaagcatttaTGAGACAATTAGAGAAATATGAAACGCTATCTGGATATTCAATGGTATTAAAGAATTACTGTTTTTTCTTTAGATGTAATAATGGTAACTCAGCTATGTGTTTTAAAAGAGTACATAGGGAATTATTCATgcaaaaaaatcatattaagtcTGAGATTTGCTTCAAGATAATGGGAAGAATGTGATTGGGTGAGTCCATGAGTTGATAATTATAAAGCTGGATAATGAGAACAGAGAGGTTCGTATAccctatctgttttttttttatatgtttgaaaGTTTCGataataagttttttaaaaagaggtaCCAAatgtccactaaaaaaaaaaaaaaaaaaactaaagcttgGGAGAAAACAGGAGCAatgtttctcaaaatgtggttCAAGGACCACTTGCATCATCACAATCACTTGCaagcctcattaaaaaatgcaggTGTTTTGCAAAATTGGAAACTCTGGGGATCGAGGGAACTTAAAAATATAACTGAGAATATATACTGAACACTGAATTTTTAGAACCATTGCTTTGGAGCTAAAGCACTTTGGAAAAAACGATCTTTCTAGGCCTTGTGTAAGACTATGTTCTTAGAGAGCAACTGGGTCTTCAATTGTAgacaagcttttaaaactcttATTCCTGTAAAATTTAGTAGCAATTTCTGTCTAAATATTCTGTATTCAAGGAAGTTACAATATTAGTTTACCTTTCTTCCTTTAATCCTACCTATGTTTTAGTAATTCCTTAAGGAGTTTCATGACATTCTTATAATGCAGGTACTTACTGTTATCCCTACTTTACAGGtgggaaaactgagacacagagctCTTGAAACCTGCTCAAAGTTACACAGTGAGCTAGAACTATGCCAGATTTAGCAATTAGGACTCCACATTGTAAAGCAGAATTTACTTCTCCTGGGGTATGGGGTAATTTCCTATCTACTTGAAAGAAGAAACAATAGGATATTATaggatttttgttgttaaattttgttttatccatAGGGATTAGGTTAACTTTCATGATGAGACCCTTTCATCAgcaattataattttataaacaAATTTTGTTTTATCCATAGCTaacataaagaataaagaaaaaattgaatacTGTAGATTTCAGAACTCACACTAATAAAAGGTTATGAAATACTGTATGAGCTTCATATATCTGGTTTCACTTGAATTTAGTTCCCATCAAAGACACATCTTTTCCATTAGCTCCTTTCTGTCTCTACCCTTAAAATATGTAAACTTCCTCGTGTATTGCAAGGGACATCACTAATGAGttgcttttttttatgtttaggaaATTcgtgaaatattttatattcttaggaaaataaaattcattttattttttatttttattgtactttagatgacggtttacagaactagcttctcattaaacagtacacgtattgttttgtgacattggttaccaaccccacaacatgtcaatactcttccttctcaaacttgggttccctattaccaggtttctcatcccctcctgccttcttgtccttacccctgggctcgtgtgcccctttagtctcgttttgtttcatgggcctgtctaatctttggctgaagggtgaacctcaggaaagacttcattactaagctaaaagtgtgtccagagccatactctcagggtttctccagtctctgtccagccagtaagtctggtctttgtgagttagaattttgttctacatttttctccagctctgttcaggaccctgtattgtgattgctgtcagagcagtcagtggtggtagtcaggcaccacctagttgttctggactcagtctgatggaggcagtggtagttgcGGGTGCCTCACTCCTTTGAATTaatcaaggaaaataaaatttattaataaaaatgtacttgagcagaataaatgaaaaattagtTCAGGGTTTTGTGAATCTTGTGAGAACAGAAATTTTTATGCCTAGGTAAAACTTTCTTTAAATAATTGACAACCATTTTAATTAAACCATGACTTTGTAGAACAAAACCCTTGATTTTTGTTCATAGGGAACTGtgatgaaatgagttcctttatgtggccttttgcgttggttctttggaaaacaaCTTGAGAGATTTTCCCCCTACATCCTGAGGTCACAGggatggattaaccagtaagcaaggtaagtacggGCTTACTTATGGTTACTCACTATAGTCCACAAGAAGACTGTAcatatgttgcttactggttaatccacccttgCCTGAGGAGTTACCTACTTTgctctagttttctaccccagagggtttgatacttttgtccaggttgattgacatttactGGGTAAACTGTAAATGACTTTATGGGTTGATACTTTTTGCCTGGCCCTGGGCTACAGCCTCGCTAGTGATTGGTCCATTTTACGCATCTTGCAGGAATTGGTCAATATACTACAGATTACACAAATGAAGTAACTATGGTACAGTGAGTGAATCGGTCAGTTACTGGCCCTGCTGGGAGGGCCATACCTTGAAATTGACCAGAAGTTTCCTTCACAGTCATGTGTTACTTAACATCcacaatatgttctgtgaaataggacgttatgtgatttggatgttctGTAAACAACAGCACTCTTGAGGCTGTGGATCCCCCTCTCAGTGCCAAAGCCCTGGATTCCTGTGCCCTGAGCCTTGCCCACGACCACATACAGGTAGTGGCAACCACCCCTCCACTCCGGGAAGCCCCCCGTCAGAGCACTTTGGGGAGGATGGGAAGGGTGCACACAGGCTGAGGGGCAGTGATCCAGGCAGCGAGTACTAGGGGTTAGTCTGCCGATGGCCCCGCTGCCTTCGCATCATGAACCAAACCCATACCAGGGGGTCCACCAACCTGGAGCAAGCAGTCCCTCAGTCATGCATGAGCTTTGGTTCTGAGTTTGGAGCCTTAAAGGATGTCTGCAATAGTGAAGCCCAAAACATTCCTTGTGCAGATGAAAGGGACCCACAGAGGTCCTCTGTCACACAACATACTCATGACAGAACAAAGGTTAGAATCCCAGACCTCTCATTCATTGCTTTGCAGGGAATAAAGTAAAGCATATAACCTTACGGCACCACGGACACACATGTGGTCTGACGCTGCCTGAATGGATGTTATGCGGTACATGACTATATACGCTGCCAACTCTACAGAGGtttcagaaggaagaaaagaaagaagaaaaagcaagagaggcaataagacagaagaagaagcagagagaggaagagaggaacctcctaaaagagctgtaacacaggttaagggctgtaacactgaagacagcaagaggcccagaaggggccctgcGGCAGAATTAGTAGTGACAGTAGAAACCTGCTGCTAGGAATGCAGCTAAGACAGCTAACaaagctgctacactggctacGAGCTGGATTAGTTAGCAGTAGAGTGGCCAACAGCACTGCAATAGAATGTCCTGAGGAGGCCAAGAGGACCCATGTACTGAGAAGAGGCCTGCGCTGCTGAGAGGGGTGTGCATGGCAGAGAAaagggcctgcttgcttgcatGGCCGAGAGGAACTGAGAGAGCTTcatgcactgaagaagggagggatgtgccCTCCACTTCAGGGGAGTCCACCAGGCTTCACCTATGTGCTTCCTGAGCCTAATTCTGATCCCTAGTTGttgcctgttgatcctgatcttcAGTGGTACCCTGTTACTtgcttaataaaccacttaaccgtAAGTATGCTCTggaagttctgtgtggccactgcaacaaattattcagcccagtagagaagtagagagtgccatagggaggacggctggtgtcagaattggtaaaaaggttgaagaGTAGAGACAGGTCTGACCTCCTGCTCATCGGCTTTGGACTGATCCTGATTGTTATCCCTAAGAAATCTAGGCAAGTTCTGAAGCTGCTACTTCCAGATTACAGAAACTCTACCTAGTTTTATCTTAATTTGACTCTAAAACCACAACTAGTTCAAATATTAGTACTAGCAGTAAAATTATAATTTCTGGTCCTTTTAACAAAATAATTTTCCAAGTTCTAACTGCCCAACTTCCCCATACCATTCACCTCCTTCCTGTTCTCCTACTCTCCCATCTACATTCCTTCTTCTACAAAAACCATCCTGTGCCATTTTTTCAAGAAGCCTCAACCACACAGGCTCAGCCACAGTAACAGCCACACCTATGATGATGAcatttaacaaaaaacaaacatggCTTTGGTCACCCAGGATTTAATCTCAGCCTTGAATGCCCAACTTCCATTACAAAATCACTGGGAATTATAGACACATATCCAtgtgatgttttgttttgttttgctaaagAGAAGTCAATGGACATAGCACAGCAAtgcttttaaaaccaaacaacagaatCTAAAAGTAAACACAGGTGACCTGAACTAACTTGCTTGCTTATACTGTGACAACACAAATAGTATTTTCCTGCAAGTTGTttcacaaagccaaaaaaaaaagtttttacaaCCCCAAGGTAGTCATAAACAGATTTTGATTAACAGTTTTGTAAAACTTTAGCATTGCTAACAATATAAACTGACATAAATACCCCAGCTATGAAGAGTTCTGAATTATGAGGGCAttctataaagaaaaacattatCTGAATATGTAAATAATTATTACTGATATATCATTTACATATCATTTTCCGTTTACTCAGGTGAATATATTTTCGTGTTTTTAAAGCATCTTACTGCAAATTCGGTATTAGTAAACATTTAATCACTATTTGTaacttttctgatattaaacatttcataactaTTTTATTTAACTGACTCAGTTATGCACTGTGATGCTAACTCACAGAGGTGATTGCGTTTAATTCTGTTTCTTCAATTACATAGACCATAATTTTCGAACATGTCTTTAGTCTTTGGGAAGGTAGGTGGACTGTGGTAATCATATGGAAGAAGTCCTAGAAGAAGCTAGGTAATTTTGTTCAAACATCTTTATAGCTGTAAGACATGTGAGGATACACCAGACGTTGACAACATATAAAGCATCTTTCATTGGTGTCATTCACAAGCCACAGTGACCAGTAAACTGTAAGGTAAAACCACCAATAATAAACTCTTCAAATTCAGCTGGCACGAGAGCAGATCCCAGACTAAGGTGTGGTGTGTGAAGCACCTAGGGTGCAAAATTTAACGAAACATGCAACTTTCAGGATGCTAGTCCTTGCCCTGCACACGTGGTGTTTGCTGCAGAGGCCAGGGGTGCGTGATTTCCACATTCTTACCTCCGGTAGTTTACTGGGTTTGTTTGGGTTACCTCCGGTAGAAAGGATTTGCTCATCTCTAGCCCAGTACCCGAAGACTCAGCAATTCCTCTTGAGAAGCAGACCAGCTTAATCTGCTCTATTACTATCGCTAAAATCCTGCCTCCTCTCCCCAAAGTCTGTGTGATAATACCCAGCAGTCCTCCTCCAGAGTTGTGGtattacagtggttaagtgcttggctattaaccaaaagattggtggttcaaactcccagccactctgcaggagaaagacgtagcagtgtgcctctctaaagatttacagccttggtaactgtatggggcagttgtactctgttcaatagggtcGCTAGAAGCCGTGGTTGtgtgtgctgctaaccaaaagatcagcagtttgaatccaccagccactacttggaaaccctatggaacagttctactcggtcctatagggtcgttatgagacagaactgactcgatggcaaagggctaGTCCTACTCACAGTACTAGAGCCCTGATGGTAAACACCACTCCAGTATCTCAGGCCCTGTTATCTTCTGACACAATTCCTGAGAGAAATCACCTACTTAGATTGCAACATCACCCTTGATTCATCTCATTATTTGGTCCGAGGGCCCACCCCACACAGTTCCCAGTGCTGTCCGCTTGCTGAGGCTGCCCTTTGGCCTGTTAGTCTAGGTTTCTTAAGAGCCTGTGGCTCGGTCTGTTCCCCTTCAAATAGTTCCCAGTTAGTCCTACCCCATCAGAGTTAACAGAACCATCCAATCATTGTAACAACCAAAAGCACTTCCATGTTTTTTCCAAAGCATCAGCTGGGGACAGCACTTCTCCAGTTGAGAATCACAGAGGGAAAAGAGAGGACGTACCTtcaacaagaaatgggccaacTATCTCAGAGTCTTGCTCTTTCCATCCCGTTGGTTCATAAACCTTCTGTCAAAATCATCTGGGGAAACTTCTGATTTACTTATTTAACACACAATTATATAGTGCTTACTCTTAAATTATTATAAACACACTAcaaatattagctcatttaattctcatagcaaccctatgaggtaggcccCCATTCTACAGATTACATGCAGAAGCTAAGATTGAAATGCAGGCATTTTGCGTGTGAGGTATATGGTAAGGACTGCTCTATGCAGCAGACATCCAGATCCCATCCCCAAAGATCTGAGTCTACAAATCTGGGAAAAACACAGTGAAATTTGTATGTATTTGAACAAAACTTTCAAGTTATTTCATATAGTGAGAAAGGCATCCACCCAgtagcatcactagggttggtgtcaccctccATACTAATTACCGCAATATTGTAGCACATgatgaaaccatgtgattcgAAGCATCATTATAATTAGGTAATAATGACAGTTCTAACTGGAGCACATTAgaagattcaaaaagtaaattagcatagaataTTAGTCTTGTAGATATACTGATACATGAAGCTGAGTCtaagaaaaaaagttttgttgttataactacaggaatatttttataaaaaaataaatttctagtgaaacactgcacaaaaattttagagATGGTtattttggtgtcactccctctgacagtgtcttctggtacagaccacaccccgcCCCACCTCCTTAGTGATGTCACTGCACCCACCTACTGACTAGTATTTGAGAACCACAGGACTATACCACATGTCATTTAGAAGAGACAAGACAACGACTTATGTGGCTAGAAAGGAATCTCTGTGTTGGAGTACAATGagaaagcaaggaagaatggGGGGCGGGGGAGACTATTAATTCAGAAACTTGGAAGCCAGGCTAATACGAATCAGTTAAAATATATTGAGAACATAGCATCAGGGGAGCAGTACAAGTATCATTAAAAAAACCATGAAATTATCCTATTAAGAACGATACATGACAGCAATGGTCTTAAGTGAAAGATGCATGAAAAAAGAACAGCCTACCTAGTTGTGTGATGGGCTACAGATGGGCAGATGTTGACCGATCAGGCATAATAAATGTACAGACCAGTCCTTTCTTAAACAAAAATTAGTAAACCAGTCTAATTTGTCCAAAAACTCACCTTAATTATGTGAACTTGGATTCTTAAAAAGTTTCCGACCTAGCAGCTTTTATATCAAGGACATGTTTTTTAAAAGTCTAGCACAAAGTATTAGAAATTCagtgtctttttattatttattttttgtgaattttgggATTATAAATTTATGTATCACTACAaaccagtcagaactgactcctttAAAAGCCATTATAAGTATTAACATCCTCCAGAAGTAGgaaaacattttacatttacaCAATGAGATATAAAGGCTTTTTTAAACTATAGACCCACAGACACATGAAGAGCTTACAGCTTCAGTTGTGTATCCTCAATCCCCAGTGGAAAATAAACACAGAAACACAAAAGCTAATCAACCACCACAGCTGTTCTCCTTCCCACTGAACACAAAACTGTTAATTTGAGCTCACAagaagacaacaacaaaataacctgTAATGTCTCTTCCAATAGAAAATATACCTCCCATCACCTGACGTATCACTAAATGGTGAAATCATAAAACCAAACTCCCAAAACATTACCGCTACTAGTGTTAAATGACTTATCAGCCAGGCACAagtaagaaacacacacacaagtttaAATAggaagagtgggaaaaaaaaaattagagagtaAAGTTAGGTCTATAACCAATTGGGATTTACTTTAAAAGCTAATAAAGACATGACTGGGCTTAACCCATGAGGTGCACTTCTTCAGTGATACAATTTATTTGGCTCCACAGGTGGTCCCACTTGGGTATCTCCATGGAATCTCAAGTTTCCAATGGTAAAGTGTAATTTTCAAAAGTATAACACCATGACCCtcatgaaaatataaaatgaacacatGTCAAAGTTTTATTCAATTCATTAATTATATAGAGAATTGGGAAGACATTAAAACCAATTCAAAGAGCATTTGGGATGCTGGGGATGTATTACTAAAATTATGTTAGAATACGATCATAGAATTAGATACAAAACCGATTAATGTCTAACTGAACAATAAATCATAACCTCTGGAGTAACCTGGTCCAACAGATACCTGACAAAACTCCACAAGTTAAAGTCTGCCCCTACAGAATTGTACAATAATACGGTCAATAAAAAGGACAAAACAGCACTGAAAGAACACTCAGTAATCTCTTTTGCCTATTTCcaaatttttgataatttttctcACAGGAGTGAAATATTagaaatattgcatgggacatatatatataataaaaattactgTTTTATCTGAAAGTCAAATTTAActgtgcctcttttttttttcctgtattttacctTGTAACCCTGCTAACGAGTTAACAAAAATTTTACCGAGTTTGTACAGTTCCGCTGTCAACCTTACAGCTCTTACATCTGTGCCTCACGTGCTACCCCCCGTAGATAATAAAAATTTAGCGGTATTCCTATTCTTTATATTTACCACTGGGTGACGCTTACAACCCGCAGTAAACCCACTggtatggagtcaattccaactcatagcgactctccaCGACAGGGGAGAAACGCCGCAGTCTACTAGGGGAGAAAGAGTGAAGAGTCCTCAAAAGCCGCTTCTACAACCCATCCCCCAAGGTAGACTTGAAGAAGCTCTCAGATTTCACAACCAGGCTCTGTTGGCGCGCGCCGGAAAAGGTTCAGCGAAACCGCCGAACTACGCCCAGGCCAGACCCAGACTGCGCAGGCGTTCGGGTTAGTGCGCAGACGCTGTCAGCAGGACTCACGGGAAGCGGAAAGGGAGGGGGTGGAGCCGCTGAGGGCGCGCACGCGCAGAGGTCGGCGGCTGCCTCCAGCTGGGGCGCCTGAGGTGTTCTGTGCTCCTCGCCTCGTGCGTTCCATGGAGATGCCCAGCTCCCGGGCGCATCCGGAGGACAGCGCTGAGCTGGTCCCTTCCGACAACTCGACCCCGCACAAAGAGGAACTTAACAGCAAGGCAAGTGTGGACGCGGGAAGGCTCACGGGCCCCGGATGGGGCGCCACTGGCCCCAAAGATGGTCCGCCGCGGCTCCTTCGCTCCCCGCGTGCTTGGCCATCCTCGGTCCCTGGTACCCGGTGGGTCAGTGTCAGTGCGTGACTCGTCGGGCCTCGGCTTTGCCCAGCTGGTGTGCACTTTTTACTCATGGCACTATGTGCAGCTCTATACACTTTGCAGCTGCCTTCTTTTAAACAGTTGTAGTAAGGGAGACACTGAAAGTTGCTCCAAGGTTAGACTTAGGTAGCAGTGGGACggaggtttttaaaatttttcactttaccttttaaaacttttagaaagACCGCCCTCCTCTCCTAGATGTTCTATTGCCCGTATTCTCCATCTCAGAAAACGCCACCACCGTCCGTCCAGTTGGCTATGCAAGTAACAGGCGAGCCATCCTTGACTTCCATCACAACGTCCTGTCACTTCTACCTCCGAAGCCCCTGGACTCTTAACCACCGTCTACCCTGCTATCAACCCAGACCAGCCACTATCGTCTCTCATTGGGACTCTCTCAAATCCTTCCCAACTGGTGTTTCCCCATCCACCATTACTTTTTTCTAATCTATTCACCATTTAGCAGCCAGAGTAATAATCCTAAAACATGTATCTGATTGtcactctatttttaaaaaagggggggaggggaggcaatATAAAAATTTCGTGCAATAgacaaaagctttaaaaatatggGGAGAGAGCAGTTACAGCTTTTCAGATATTAGGTATCCTTTGCTTCTGTCCCAAACTAACAGTGACATCTTGGGCAGGTCTCTTTAATCTCTCTCcatcatattttccttgtttgaAGTATGTAAGTGAAATTTATACCTGCTTTCCTAAAATGAATAGGAAAAGTACTGTTCAGACATAACCTATTGTTATTACTACTTTCATCCCAGGGAGGTCATATGAATTCAACCTTGGTATTCAACCTGATCGAGTCAATTACTAGAACCTTGATTATCAGCTAGGGAGACACAAAGGTGCACACACATCGGGGGTAGTTTTTTAAACTACACAGCATGTTCCTGTTACTACCATAGCAAGTCCCTTAAATTAATATATGATATTCTCCAGGTGTGTGAGGTAGAAAAAAAGACCGTGAACAATAATTTTAGAGCCACTAGCGTTTGGGTAGCGAAACTGTCAGGTTGTCAAAATAACTAGTTATTTGCTTAGTTTTCACTTAGCTGAATGCTCCCATGCTAGTATAAAGCAAAGCCTCTTTCAGTAGTGCCAGGACTGTGCTAGTCTTTGAAATACAGAAATGAATAAAGCAACAATGGGAAGTGATAGGTCTTACTGCCACAAGTAGGGCATTTAGCATTACTTGCTTGTTTCAGATGTCTAGCTACACCATTTAGTTCATAAATCATAAAAACCACTAATAATTGAAAAAAGTAGCCCACCCCTTATCCCattcagaattaaataaaaaatataacacAGCTTGTGAGAATTAATTGAAAAACTGTTAATACTTTTGGTGCATACCATATGCTTTTAATAGAAGATATAAACCTTGTTTGGTTACCGTACCACTTGGTGTGTATTCTGGCTACCAGCAACCCTTGGCCAGTCTAATCACTGCTTCCCCCTTCAACTTTCCCCCACCTCCATCCCACACAGACTTTGCGAAAAGAATCTGTATATTCACAGACTGCCCATTTTGAAAATCACTACATAATAGTCCCATATTCCATTTCTGATTCTGAAACAATTAAAGGACCATCTTTGAACATACCTTGAGAACTCCtgatttaaggatttttttttcctttatttctatagattaaagaacaaaaaattgTTGTAGATGAACTTTCTAACCTGAAGAAAAACAGGGTGAGTTATTAGAGTAATTggttatattttattaaaaattacatatatggTTTATATAAATCTAACGTTAAAATGTTTAGGATTTCAACATCTTTTTAGTTAACAAATTGCAAAagtgaaaaagttttttttaacgtGTGTGTAATGTTGAAAATGGTTTTCCCCCATCATGTGgtagggtcggaatcaacttgacggcagtgggttgggtgggTGCTATCCACATTACTTTTGGACCAAATGATACTAAGGGTACTGTAGTTTACTGCTGTAATCAGtaatagtatttattttatacttgaatttgatattttcttttgtaataaaTTAACTTTAAATATATGGAAAAGAGAGGAAACTTTCTAT encodes the following:
- the ASDURF gene encoding ASNSD1 upstream open reading frame protein isoform X1; protein product: MEMPSSRAHPEDSAELVPSDNSTPHKEELNSKIKEQKIVVDELSNLKKNRKVYKQQQNSNIFFLADRTEMLSESKNILDELKKEYQEIENLEKTKIKK
- the ASDURF gene encoding ASNSD1 upstream open reading frame protein isoform X2 — its product is MEMPSSRAHPEDSAELVPSDNSTPHKEELNSKIKEQKIVVDELSNLKKNRTEQKCFLKAKIYWMN